The DNA window AGCACTCTATTATGCAATCTTCAGCCTTCTCTGGATACTCTCATCAGACTACATCCTCTATCTCATAGCACAGCCCCACGCTGTCATACAGCTTTCAATCATCAAGGGGTCCCTCTTCATACTCCTGACCTCACTTTTTCTTTTCGCGGTTCTGCGCCTCTACCTGCGGTCACTGAGCGATAAGGAGGAGTCACTGAGGATCAGTGAAAGGAAGTTCAGGTCACTCTTCATGGAACTCCCCGTTGGGGTGGTCCTCATGGATTCCGATGGAAGGATAGTGGAGTCAAACCCCACCGTCCGGGAGATTTTCAGGCAACCTGCAGATAACAGATTTATAGGTGAACTCCACGGGGACCTTGCAGCTGTCAGAAAAACTCAGGGGGAGTTCATGATAAGGCAGGGGGATAGATGGATACGGGTGCTCATAAGAAGGATTGATGGGGGGTTCCTGGGAATCTTTGAGGATCTAACAGATATAAAGAGGTCCGAGGAGAAAGCAAGAAGGTCCCTTGAGGCCAACAGAACACTCCTATCAGAACTCCACCACCGTGTCAAGAACAACCTTCAGATCATCTCAAGTCTAATAAACCTCCAGGCACGGGGAATGGAGCATGATTCATGTGAACTCATGAGGGCTCTGCAGCTTCGGATAAGGGCCATGGCACTGGTCCATGAGCTCCTCCTCTCCAATCCAGAGGCCAGCACAGTAAACCTTGCATCCTACACAGAGGGGCTCCTGTCATACCTGCGCGACATGTACAGGTCCAGTGTCCAGATTGAGGTTGATATCGGTGATGTGGAATTTGACATTGAGACGGCAGTTCCACTGGGACTCATTCTAAATGAACTTGTATCAAACAGCCTGAGACACGCATTCGATGATGGTGGAACTATCAGGGTATCCCTTGAGGATACCTCTAATGGTTTCCTTCTCAGGGTCAGTGATAATGGGAGGGGCCTTCCAGATGGCTTCAGCCTTGAGGAAGACGCAGGTCTTGGCCTGGCTATTGTTCTGGGTCTTGTGAGGCAGCTTGAAGGGACACTCACATTTGAGTCGAGGGAGGGCACATCATTTCTGATAGAGTTCAGGGAGCCCAGCTACCCCCGGAGGGTTTAGGTATAGATCCTTTCCCAGGAACCGATCAGGGGTGTTATTAAATCTGTTTCACTTCTGATCAGTTTAAGTGGAGATCCTTGTTCCCAGAAAACGGATTATCCTTTCAGGGTCATTCATGAGTATCCCGAGCACATTTTCAGGGCTGCCATAATAGGGTGCAAGGTACACGGTGTAAATCAGGTATGATAGAACAGCAAGGATACCCAGGATTATGAGGACGGCAATGAGTATCTTAACACCGAGACCCATTCCCTTCCTTTCCCCTTCACCGGACTCAACCCGCTCCCTGAAGAGCTTATCAGCACACCTCTCACAGTAATTCTTCCCTCCAAGCTTCAGACGGCACTCCTCGCAGAGTATCCTCCCGCATATAATGCATGACGCCACACCTTCACGTTCAGGGTGCCTGTCACAGTTCAAATGACCACCTCAGATCAGTCCTTGCCGGGCCAGGTAACTATACGGGGCGCCTCAACACCCTCAACCCGCTCCCTTATGAATTCCGGCCATTTCCCAGTATCAAAGCCCTTCTGGGCCAGGAAACCGTATATCCACCTTGAAAGACCTATACCCGTGCATCCAGTCCATATGTTCATGTTACGGGCCTCCCTGATTGAGAATCCCTCAATGAAGTGTGTACCGTGGACATTGGCAGATACAACTGCCACACCCTTCTCCTGCCCTGGCAGTGAGAGCCTCATCTCATATTTGGGGACATCAGGAAACTCTATTCCCCTCTCCTCAACCCTTCTGCCCTCAAGGTAGAATGGGTCATCCCCCACCTCGGTGTACCATTCAAGTTCCAGTTCATCGGCGGCGTCATATGAGAGTTCAACGGTGCGGTCACGTATCTCCTCGGTGTCCTGGGGGGATGCCAGCCATACAAGTTCTATCCTCTGGAACTCATGGACCCTGTCGAGGCCCTTGGCTCCCCCCGCCTCCCACCTGTAGGTCCAGCCGCTCCTGTCAAAGAACTTTATGGGGAGGTCATCCAGATTCACCACCTCATGTGAGAGGAACTGGTAGAATGGCTCGCACTGGGCCGGTGCAATAACGTAACCGGGATCCTTCAGACCCCTCCTGAGGAGGTCCATTGGCACCTCCCTGTTTATGATGAGTTCATTCTTGAACTCCTCAAAGGTTTCAGGGTCCCTGCGTGGCGCACTGCAGTAGTACATCCCCTCAGGCAGGCCCTCAAGGTACCTCATCCTGTTCATAACATCCAGAGGTATGAGCTTCGGGAAGAGACACTCAACGAATCCCAGTGGCTTCACGATTCTTTCAATGAGGAACTCCTCCAGTGCACGGTGCAGGGCGGTTATCTGGGGCCCGTAGAACCACTGTCCACGCCCTGGAAACTTTTTAACCCACCCGAGCCTCACGGCCTCCTCTGTGGGGTCTCCATCAAATAAGAACTCCCTTTTTTTGCTTCTTGCAACTATCTCCCCAGGTGTTGCCCTTGTGACCCTGGTTGTGAGGTCCGGTGATGATTCAACGAGGCTGAGGGCGTGCTTCACAACCCGGTCCACAACGTGTTTCCTGAGGTCTGACTCATCAAGGGGCTGGAATCTCACCATTATGGTGCCCTCTGAGATATTCGCGTCCTCCACAAATGGCAGGTCCCTGAGACCGGGGATTTCTGATACCCCGGGGGCGTCCATTTCAAGGGTGTAGTCCTCCACATTAACACCCCTCACACCGACCCTGTAACGGGGCCCAAGGAGCTGTCCCAGGGGCTTTTTGAGTCTCAGAAGGCCATCATGGGCCCTCACACGTCGCCCTGATTCCATTTCAAGTTTCAGGGTGTCCCCCCTGAGCTCCCATGATTTTACATGTGAAGCCTCCTTCTCCTGGCCCTCAGGGACTCCCCTCCTGAGAATGTCTTTTTCAGCCTCTTTCAGGAACTCTTCAATGTCATTCTCTGCCTCTGGAACCTCTTTACTGAGTTTTATTATTCCCTTAAGTTTGAACTTCATCCAATCACCACATGCTTAAGCCTGATTAAATCTGAATTCTTCAATTCTCTGAATTCTGTGATTTAAATCCCATCATATTTTCGACTATCATTTCAGAGAATATGAGGTCATCTGCGGTGTTCAGGGCTGTTCCAATGGAATCTGATTCCATGGTGAACCTTAATGTTGATCCTTCAATTTCAGATTCAACGTATGTCCTGTTTTCGGGTTCAAGTGCCTTCATAACTATCCTGGCTTCCTCCTCTGATTCGTATTCCGCTTCTATGGTTACTGATATCCTCATTTCAGGCCTCCTGTGTTATGTTACCACCCATCTAATTTATCTCTCCATTGAGGCTATCCTCTCGGAGATTTCTCTTATGGCCCTGAAGGCAGCTGATTCCGGGTGCATGGCAAGGGGCTCGCCCCTCATATCAGCCGCCACAACGGTCTTATCTGCGGGTACACAGCCAAGCACGTCAATTCCAGCTGCCTCAAGCCGTTCACGCATGAATTCTTCATCCCCTCTCCCGGAGACCTTGTTGATTATGGCCATTATTCTCTTAACTCCGATATCGGCCGCCAGCTTCTTTATTCGGGATGCTGTTTCAAGTGATTTGAGGCCTGGTTCAACCACCACCACCATCAGATCAACGGATTCCGCGGTCCTCCTCCCGAGGTGCTCTATTCCGGCCTCCATATCAAGGATCACCATCTCATCCTTTCTGAGTATCAGGTGACGGAGCAGGGCCTTGAGGAGCACCGAGGCAGGGCAGACACAGCCGTCGCCACCATGCTCCACGGTACCCATCACCATCACCCTGAGGTTGGGTCTCCGGGGGTGCTGGATGGAGAGTGAATCTGGAAGGTCACTTATCCTTGGGTTGAGCCTGAATACCTCACCGAAGGATGAACCCGGCTCTGCCCCTGTTCGCTCCCTTATAATATCCCTCATCCGGGATATGGGTGTTATCTCCTCATCTATGCCTATACTGGATGCAAGGTTCATGTCGGGGTCGGCGTCGATGGCGAAGACCCTGAATTTCCCAGAGAATATGCAGGCCAGGGTGCCGGCTATGGTTGTCTTGCCCACCCCACCCTTACCGGTTATGGCTATCTTCATGATGACACCATGGAAACTTTTAAAAACCATCCCTGCTAATTATATGTATCCTTATATTTTTCAGGTTGGATCTATTAACTGTTTGGCTTCCAAGACAATATTTATTAATGGTTACCGAGATACTCATTTCATAGTTATTCTCATGGACATGATTACAGGAGGATTATTCATGGTTCGTGCATACACAAGAAGAGAGTACATCAAGAAGATTCCAGGTTCAAAGATAGTTCAATATGATATGGGTAACCTCTCAGCTGAATTCCCGATTTCACTGAGCGTTGCTGTTAAGGCACCCACCCAGATAACCCATAATGCCCTGGAGGCAGCCAGGATAGCCTCAAACCGTTACATGCAGAGGAAGGCCGGTAGGATGGGTTACCACCTTAAGATAAGGGTCTACCCCCACCACATAGTCCGCGAAAACCCCATGGCGACAGGGGCAGGGGCTGACCGTGTTCAGGACGGGATGAGGAAGGCATTCGGGAAACCTGTGAGTACAGTGGCCCTTGTTAAGAAGAACCAGAAGATAATCACAATCGAGACAAACAAGAAGAACTTCAAGGATGCCAAGGAGGCCCTCAGAAGGGCTGCAATGAAGTTCCCTGTTCCATGCAGGATTGTGATTGACAGGGGCGAGGAACTCGTAAAATAAAATTCTAATTTTTTCCATATTCACATTTTTAATGACACCAACTAGTTCAGGGGATAAAATGGTTAAGTATGTGGCGTTTTTTGAGGAACTCGGTAAGGATGATGTGGGAATCGCTGGTGGAAAGGGTGCAAACCTGGGTGAACTTACACAGGCAGGCATACCTGTCCCCCCGGGATTCGTGGTTACAGCGGCAACCTATGACAAATTCATGACAGACACGGGACTTCAGCCCATTGTAATGGACATGCTTGAAAACCTTGACGTCAACGATACAAAGGAACTGCAGAAGGTATCCGCTGAGATAAAGGATATAATAACATCCACAGAGATACCAGAGGATATACAGACACTCATAATAGAATCATACAACGCACTCTGCCATAGGATAGGGAAGGATGATGTGTACGTCGCCATACGTTCCTCAGCCACAGCAGAGGACCTCCCCGAGGCATCATTCGCTGGTCAGCAGGACACCTTCCTCAACATAAGGGGCGCCGAGGATGTCATGGAGTATGTCAGGAAGTGCTGGGCATCCCTCTTCGAGGCCAGGGCCATATTCTACAGGGAGGAGAACAACTTCGACCACTCCCGGGTCTACATAGCGGTTGTTGTCCAGGAGATGGTTGACGCTGAAAAGGCGGGGGTCATGTTCACAGTCCACCCATCAACAGGGGAGGATAAGATCCTCATTGAGGGTTCCTGGGGCCTCGGTGAGGCCGTGGTGTCAGGTTCAGTGACCCCTGACACCTACTGGGTTGATAAGAGCACAGGTAAACTCCTTGAATTCACTGTCGGCGAGAAGAATGTCATGTTCACAAGGGAGGATGGCAGGACAGTGAAAAAGGAGGTCCCCCCTGAACTTCGAAACAAGAGGGTCCTATCTGATGAGGAGATAGCCGCCCTCTCGGAGATGGGCAGAAGGATACAGGAACACTATGGCTCACCACAGGATACCGAGTGGGCCATAATGGATGGGGAGGTTTACATGCTACAGTCAAGGCCCATAACAACCCTCGGGGAAGCCGTGGAGGAAGGAGAGGTTAAGTCAAAGGACATCATACTCAAGGGCCTCGGGGCAAGCCCCGGCCTTGCATCAGGTAAGGTCAAGATAATAAGGGAGATCCATGAACTGGATAAGATACAGCTCGGCGACATCCTCGTCACGGTAATGACAACCCCTGACATGGTTCCTGCAATGAAGAGGGCAAGCGGTATAATAACCGATGAGGGCGGTGTCACCTGTCATGCTGCGATAGTATCAAGGGAACTTGGAATACCCTGTGTTGTCGGTACCGGAAATGCAACTGAGGTTTTAAGGGAGAACCAGGTTGTCAGCATCGACGGTAACAAGGGACTCGTCTATGAGGGTCGCGTCGTAGAAGAGGAGAAGAAGGAGTCTGCCCAGGAATCCGTCACCGTCGAGTCACCCATACTCACAGTTACAGAGGTCAAGATTAATGTGAGCATGCCCGAGGCTGCAAGGAAGGCCGCAGCAACAGGTGCAGATGGGGTTGGACTTCTGAGGACCGAGCACATGATGCTCACAACAGGCGTACACCCAAGGAAATTCATTGAGGACGGACGTGAGGATGAACTTGTGAGGATCCTCGCAGAGAACATCCTCAAGGTTGCAGATGAGTTCTACCCACGCCCAGTATGGTACAGGACCCTTGACGCGCCCACAGATGAATTCAAAACCCTTGAGGGTGGTGAGAATGAACCCTACGAACACAACCCAATGCTGGGCTGGAGGGGTATACGCAGGGAACTGGATGAGCCAGAGATCCTCAGGGCAGAGTTCAGGGCCATAAAGAAACTCCATGAACAGGGCTACACCAACATAGGCATAATGATACCCCTGGTACAGCACCCTGATGAACTCAGGAAGGCCAAGAGGATAGCAGAGGAGGCGGGCCTTAAGCCCCACAGGGACGTTGAATTCGGTATCATGGTGGAGACACCTGCAGCTGCACTCATAATCGAGGACTTCATTGCAGAGGGCGTCGACTTTGTGAGCTTCGGTACAAATGACCTCACCCAGTACACCCTTGCAATAGACAGGAACAATGAACACGTGGCAGACCTCTACACGGAGGGTCACCCCGCGGTCCTCAAACTCATTGAGAGGGTTATAAAGAAATGCAATGAGGCCGGGGTTAAAACCAGTATCTGTGGCCAGGCAGGAAGCATCCCACGGATAGTCGAGAAACTGGTGGAGCTCGGAATAAGCAGTGTATCCGCCAACACAGATGCGGTTGCCGAGGTGAGGAAGACAGTTGCAAGGGCAGAACAGAGACTCCTCCTTAAGGCGGCAAGGAAACTTCTCTAAAACCTCTTTTCACATATAAATTAATTTTCTGGGCGTAAAAATGGATGAAAAGGGCCTCCCCGAGGAAAGGGTCCTCGAACTTCTTGAGGAATTCAGGTCAAGGGACATGACCTACACCTCAGGCAGGATACTTGGATCCATGTGCACATCTTCACACCCCCTGGCAAGGAGGGTTTACTGTGACTTCCTGGAGTCCAACCTTGGCGACCCCGGACTCTTCAAGGGAACCAGGGAGCTCGAATCCCGTGTTATAGGCATGCTGGGGGAACTCCTATCAGGACCAGGTGCAGCGGGTCACATAATAACAGGGGGCACCGAGGCCAACCTCATGGCCATGAGGGCCGCCAGGAACATGGCAGGAGTGGATAAACCCGAGATAATCGTCCCTAAATCCGCCCATTTCTCCTTCAGAAAGGCCTCAGATATAATGGGTCTTGAGCTCAGGGAGGCGGAGCTGGACAGGGACTACCGTGTTGATGTGGGGTCTGTCAGGGAGATGATATCCGATAACACCGTGGCCGTCGTGGGGGTTGCAGGGACAACTGAACTCGGGAGGATAGACCCCATAGCAGAGCTCTCAGATATCTGTATTGAGGAGGACATCCACCTCCACGTGGACGCAGCATTCGGGGGCTTCATAATACCATTCTTACGGGATGCAGGTTTTGAACTCCCTGAATTTGACTTTAAACTCCCTGGTGTCTCATCCATCACCATAGACCCCCATAAGATGGGTCTGGCCCCGATACCCAGTGGATGCATACTCTTCAGGGACGAAACCTACCTCGACGCCATGAGCATAGAGACCCCCTACCTCACAGAGAAGCAGCAGTCAACGATAGTCGGCACAAGGACAGGGGCCTCTGCAGCTGCAACATGGGCGGTCCTCAGACACATGGGACGTAGCGGGTACCGTGAACTCGCCCTGAGGGTGATGGATGTGACCTCCAGGTTGAATGAGGGCCTTAAGGATCTGGGCTATGAACCGGTAATTGAATCGGAACTCAACATAGTGGGATTCAATCATCCATCCATCAGTCCAGAGAAACTTGCCTCCAGACTCGAGGAGATGGGGTGGGCTGTCTCTGTATCAGCATGCCCCCCAGCCATAAGGGTTGTTGTCATGCCCCACATCAAGAGGGAGCACATTGAACTATTCCTTGAGGATCTCAAAACCCTTATTTAGAAGTTAAACTTGATGGCTCTGCCAGTCTTAAGATTCTGAACTTAACATGGATTCCTGATGTAATTATGAGGATATCTGCAACTTGTCAAACAATGGATTCTGGATGGTAGTAATGATGAGGATATCTACACCAACAACGAGAAGGGAACTTGAGGGGCTCAGTCCCGGAGACCGTGTTATCATAGATGGGATCATATACACTGGAAGGGATGCGGCCCTCCCCAAACTTGTTGATGCCCTTAAGAGGGGTGAGGAGCCATTTGATGTGAGGGGTGCTGCGATAATGCACACCGCAGTAAGCCCGGCGGGGATAGCCCCCACGAGCAGCAACAAGGAGGACATAGAGGAGAGCATGCCCTACCTGGCATCAAGGGGGGTGCTGGTTCACATAGGTAAGGGAAAACTTAAGGAGGAAACCGTGAGGGCGCTCGGTGATGCCGGGGCGATTTTCATTGTAACACCACCCGTCGCCGCACTCCTAACAAGCCGTATTAAATCAAGAAGAGTCGCAGCATTCGAGGAGGAGGGGATGGAGGCCATCTTTGAGCTTAAGGTTGAGGGAATACCTGGTATAGTAGCGGCAGCCTGTGGAAGGTCAGTCTACGATTGATGATCAGTTACTCCAGCCACTCTTTCCTCAGGGATCAGTTTATATCAATTCTCGTGATACGTCTTATTCTTATTCGTTTTTAAGAAGTTTAGATCTGTTATTTTGGTTATCTGACGGCTTGGGGTAACTCTACCCTGGCTGTTTTGTTTGGGACAATGACAGCAACAGGGTGACAACAGGGGGTAACTCCACCCCAGGGTCGTTTTATTCTTATCTATTCTGATGGTCTTCCAAATGCAAGGTCCCCTGCATCCCCCAGGCCCGGGACTATGTAGCCCCTGTCGTTGAGTTCCTCCTCCACACTGCAGGTGTAGACCTCCATATCCATTTCAAGAACCCTCTCAAGGCCGGGCCTTGAGGATATAACATTGAAGAGTACGGTCCTCTCAGGGTTGCCGTATGCCTCAAGGGCCTCGAGGATCCCCATAATCGTGTTACCTGTTGCAAGCATGGGGTCCGCTATCACCATTATCTTATCATCCAGTTCAGGGACCCTCAGGTAATCGACTGAAACATTGAAGGGAGGATCATCTGACCTGCAGGCCCCCACTATACCCTGTTCTGCCTCGGGGAAAACCCTCATAACACCCTCTGTGAAGGGTAGTGAAGCCCTGAGGATGCTCAGCACAACGATCCTGTTTCTATCTGTGATCTCAACACCCGAGACAACTCCCAGCGGCGTTTCAACATCAACCTCACGCCACCTGAGGGTATCTGCGAATTCATAGGCCAGGTAGCGGCCTATATCAGATATTCCCTTCCTGAAACTGGAGGGGTCAATCCCCTTCCTCCTTATACCTGTTAGAATCTCCCTTACAACCAGGTTATCTATCACCCTCAGCATCAGCATCACCTCC is part of the Methanothermobacter sp. K4 genome and encodes:
- a CDS encoding AAA family ATPase; amino-acid sequence: MKIAITGKGGVGKTTIAGTLACIFSGKFRVFAIDADPDMNLASSIGIDEEITPISRMRDIIRERTGAEPGSSFGEVFRLNPRISDLPDSLSIQHPRRPNLRVMVMGTVEHGGDGCVCPASVLLKALLRHLILRKDEMVILDMEAGIEHLGRRTAESVDLMVVVVEPGLKSLETASRIKKLAADIGVKRIMAIINKVSGRGDEEFMRERLEAAGIDVLGCVPADKTVVAADMRGEPLAMHPESAAFRAIREISERIASMER
- the upp gene encoding uracil phosphoribosyltransferase, coding for MLMLRVIDNLVVREILTGIRRKGIDPSSFRKGISDIGRYLAYEFADTLRWREVDVETPLGVVSGVEITDRNRIVVLSILRASLPFTEGVMRVFPEAEQGIVGACRSDDPPFNVSVDYLRVPELDDKIMVIADPMLATGNTIMGILEALEAYGNPERTVLFNVISSRPGLERVLEMDMEVYTCSVEEELNDRGYIVPGLGDAGDLAFGRPSE
- the mfnA gene encoding tyrosine decarboxylase MfnA, with amino-acid sequence MDEKGLPEERVLELLEEFRSRDMTYTSGRILGSMCTSSHPLARRVYCDFLESNLGDPGLFKGTRELESRVIGMLGELLSGPGAAGHIITGGTEANLMAMRAARNMAGVDKPEIIVPKSAHFSFRKASDIMGLELREAELDRDYRVDVGSVREMISDNTVAVVGVAGTTELGRIDPIAELSDICIEEDIHLHVDAAFGGFIIPFLRDAGFELPEFDFKLPGVSSITIDPHKMGLAPIPSGCILFRDETYLDAMSIETPYLTEKQQSTIVGTRTGASAAATWAVLRHMGRSGYRELALRVMDVTSRLNEGLKDLGYEPVIESELNIVGFNHPSISPEKLASRLEEMGWAVSVSACPPAIRVVVMPHIKREHIELFLEDLKTLI
- a CDS encoding KEOPS complex subunit Pcc1, which codes for MRISVTIEAEYESEEEARIVMKALEPENRTYVESEIEGSTLRFTMESDSIGTALNTADDLIFSEMIVENMMGFKSQNSEN
- the ppsA gene encoding phosphoenolpyruvate synthase, with the protein product MVKYVAFFEELGKDDVGIAGGKGANLGELTQAGIPVPPGFVVTAATYDKFMTDTGLQPIVMDMLENLDVNDTKELQKVSAEIKDIITSTEIPEDIQTLIIESYNALCHRIGKDDVYVAIRSSATAEDLPEASFAGQQDTFLNIRGAEDVMEYVRKCWASLFEARAIFYREENNFDHSRVYIAVVVQEMVDAEKAGVMFTVHPSTGEDKILIEGSWGLGEAVVSGSVTPDTYWVDKSTGKLLEFTVGEKNVMFTREDGRTVKKEVPPELRNKRVLSDEEIAALSEMGRRIQEHYGSPQDTEWAIMDGEVYMLQSRPITTLGEAVEEGEVKSKDIILKGLGASPGLASGKVKIIREIHELDKIQLGDILVTVMTTPDMVPAMKRASGIITDEGGVTCHAAIVSRELGIPCVVGTGNATEVLRENQVVSIDGNKGLVYEGRVVEEEKKESAQESVTVESPILTVTEVKINVSMPEAARKAAATGADGVGLLRTEHMMLTTGVHPRKFIEDGREDELVRILAENILKVADEFYPRPVWYRTLDAPTDEFKTLEGGENEPYEHNPMLGWRGIRRELDEPEILRAEFRAIKKLHEQGYTNIGIMIPLVQHPDELRKAKRIAEEAGLKPHRDVEFGIMVETPAAALIIEDFIAEGVDFVSFGTNDLTQYTLAIDRNNEHVADLYTEGHPAVLKLIERVIKKCNEAGVKTSICGQAGSIPRIVEKLVELGISSVSANTDAVAEVRKTVARAEQRLLLKAARKLL
- the serS gene encoding serine--tRNA ligase, whose product is MKFKLKGIIKLSKEVPEAENDIEEFLKEAEKDILRRGVPEGQEKEASHVKSWELRGDTLKLEMESGRRVRAHDGLLRLKKPLGQLLGPRYRVGVRGVNVEDYTLEMDAPGVSEIPGLRDLPFVEDANISEGTIMVRFQPLDESDLRKHVVDRVVKHALSLVESSPDLTTRVTRATPGEIVARSKKREFLFDGDPTEEAVRLGWVKKFPGRGQWFYGPQITALHRALEEFLIERIVKPLGFVECLFPKLIPLDVMNRMRYLEGLPEGMYYCSAPRRDPETFEEFKNELIINREVPMDLLRRGLKDPGYVIAPAQCEPFYQFLSHEVVNLDDLPIKFFDRSGWTYRWEAGGAKGLDRVHEFQRIELVWLASPQDTEEIRDRTVELSYDAADELELEWYTEVGDDPFYLEGRRVEERGIEFPDVPKYEMRLSLPGQEKGVAVVSANVHGTHFIEGFSIREARNMNIWTGCTGIGLSRWIYGFLAQKGFDTGKWPEFIRERVEGVEAPRIVTWPGKD
- a CDS encoding sensor histidine kinase encodes the protein MDPQRDALRIALYYAIFSLLWILSSDYILYLIAQPHAVIQLSIIKGSLFILLTSLFLFAVLRLYLRSLSDKEESLRISERKFRSLFMELPVGVVLMDSDGRIVESNPTVREIFRQPADNRFIGELHGDLAAVRKTQGEFMIRQGDRWIRVLIRRIDGGFLGIFEDLTDIKRSEEKARRSLEANRTLLSELHHRVKNNLQIISSLINLQARGMEHDSCELMRALQLRIRAMALVHELLLSNPEASTVNLASYTEGLLSYLRDMYRSSVQIEVDIGDVEFDIETAVPLGLILNELVSNSLRHAFDDGGTIRVSLEDTSNGFLLRVSDNGRGLPDGFSLEEDAGLGLAIVLGLVRQLEGTLTFESREGTSFLIEFREPSYPRRV
- a CDS encoding fumarate hydratase C-terminal domain-containing protein; amino-acid sequence: MMRISTPTTRRELEGLSPGDRVIIDGIIYTGRDAALPKLVDALKRGEEPFDVRGAAIMHTAVSPAGIAPTSSNKEDIEESMPYLASRGVLVHIGKGKLKEETVRALGDAGAIFIVTPPVAALLTSRIKSRRVAAFEEEGMEAIFELKVEGIPGIVAAACGRSVYD
- the rplJ gene encoding 50S ribosomal protein L16: MVRAYTRREYIKKIPGSKIVQYDMGNLSAEFPISLSVAVKAPTQITHNALEAARIASNRYMQRKAGRMGYHLKIRVYPHHIVRENPMATGAGADRVQDGMRKAFGKPVSTVALVKKNQKIITIETNKKNFKDAKEALRRAAMKFPVPCRIVIDRGEELVK